The Halorubrum salinarum region CTCGTTTGGGATCTGCATCCAGATGAACGGCGAGACGTAGTTCCGCCTGAAATCGACCGCCTTGTTCACGCCTTCGACCAAATCCGAGATCAATTTGCGATGACGCGCCGATTGGGAATGTACATTCTCCTCACCGGTTTCGCCATCATCTTCACGAGCTTGAGCACGGCACTCGCTGCAACGCCGGTTGATCCCTTCGCAGAGATGCTCCTCGTGTGGGGATACGGAATCGCTGCAGGTGGGGGTGCAGCGTGGTTCGTCGGAGGTGGAACACAGCTTGCGACGATTGTTACTGAACACGTCGTCTATTGGCGGTTGACTGGAGAATCACTACGTACATGGAAAGAAGCCGATGCTGCAGCATCCAGCCAACGTGGTCAGATCGATGGTCGCCTCATCGTTGGCCTCTTTGTGCTCGTGCTCATCGGCGGCGCACTCGTTGGTGCTGCAAGTGACCTTCAAGCGGGGTTAGCTGCATCTTCTGCGTTTTCGTGGTTCGAAGCGACGGTTGTCGCTGGTCTATTTTTGGTCGCCCTTGTAGCGATGGTACTTGGAATCGAATAAGGGGGAGATGCTGAGCGACCACAAATCCTCGTAAGATGCGTCTCCTTCCGTCCCTATCCCTCAGCTACGACTCGAAACCAGGTCCTCAATGAACCGGAACCCGTTCACGTACGTCACCGAGTCACCGTACCCCTCACTCGCGAGTACGGTTTCGGCCCCCTCGCCGGCCGCGATATCGGTCGTGTAGATGTACACCTCGGTCGCCGTCCCCGCGCTGAGGTGTTGTGCAGCCAGGGCGGCGAGGGCGGCGTCGGCACACTCGACTTCGTCGGCAGGGCGGTCGTCGGCGTTCGCGATGTACCGCTGGACGCCGTCCATCACCCGCGAGACGACCGGCTCGGAGAACTCCAACGGTGACGCAACCGTCGCCCAGCCCTCGTCGATCGCGGTGTCGATAGGTGGTGCCTCGACGTCGAGGTCGTCGACGGTCAGCTCCTCGTACACCCGTTCGGGCAGGACGAAGGTGACGTCGTTCCGGCGAGCGAACCGCCGAACAGCCTGGTAGCGGCTGTTCGAGGGCTGCCCCATCGCGACGAACAGGCCGGCGTCGGCGATGTGGAGCCGGCTCACGCGTCGTCAGCGCCGTCGCTGTCGATGTCCAACTCGTCGAGTCCTGCCCCAGCCTCCTCGATGTCGTAGTGCTCGTGGACGACGGGCCGGAGCGCCTGCAAGATCATCTCCGCAGCCAGTGGCGAGATGTCCAGATCCTCAGCCATCAGCCGGTGGGTTACCTCGCCACGCTCCCGAGCAACCGCGTAGGTGAGCGCGGTCGCGAGGCCGGCGACGCCGTGCCGGTCGATGTACGTGTCGATGTCGGCGTCCGTCTCGCGGCGGCCGACGGCGTCGATGAGCGCCGGCGTGATCGTGTACTCGCGGTCGCCGGCAGCCGTCGTCACTGTCAG contains the following coding sequences:
- a CDS encoding winged helix-turn-helix domain-containing protein, with translation MTLRSLLVDLVSTNDRKEVPDEQILNVLRENDRIAMGTQDIADAVDMSRQGVENRLDELELENRVQSQKIGSVLVWDLHPDERRDVVPPEIDRLVHAFDQIRDQFAMTRRLGMYILLTGFAIIFTSLSTALAATPVDPFAEMLLVWGYGIAAGGGAAWFVGGGTQLATIVTEHVVYWRLTGESLRTWKEADAAASSQRGQIDGRLIVGLFVLVLIGGALVGAASDLQAGLAASSAFSWFEATVVAGLFLVALVAMVLGIE
- a CDS encoding DUF7437 domain-containing protein, which gives rise to MSRTSNRADGDIVQDFLSVADLLEEPQLAQLYAYLAREGEATVQDVMDDLELAQGTAYSYVNRLVDAGVVDVTDDEQPRRYAARKIDLTVTTAAGDREYTITPALIDAVGRRETDADIDTYIDRHGVAGLATALTYAVARERGEVTHRLMAEDLDISPLAAEMILQALRPVVHEHYDIEEAGAGLDELDIDSDGADDA